In Lolium perenne isolate Kyuss_39 chromosome 5, Kyuss_2.0, whole genome shotgun sequence, the sequence AATTTCTTATGCAACTCAATGTACCTGCCGGCGAGATTGGTTCTGGCCTCTGTTGATGTTGCGGCAGCATCGACCTACTGGTGGCGTCGCTCGCCGGCCACGCACGATAGGGCTGACCTCCAGAATATATCTCACTATTCAGCTGGCCCATGACCAAATGCAAGGGATGTCTAATACTATCTTATACTAGGTTAGCGTGAACATACTGCAATTTTTACTATTTCCCTTATAAATCATTGGTACTGGGAACCTAACTTTGTAACTCTTCGGAGTCTTCTTATTTCCTGCAACAATAGCAGTAGCACTGTAGCCAACTCCACCCTCTATGCCTGCTGCCTAGCCAGGACTAGTTACTGAATTCCGGCAATTTGGTCCTATGGTGATTTGACTCAACGATTTCATATCTCTGCAAGTCATTTGTGTACTATTCTCTCTAAAAGATGCAATGAAGGGACTAGTTACAAACCTAGGAATAGGCCAATACCCACAGCACATGAACAACATACTCATGCCTTGAATACCGATATGGACAAAACAAGTTGCAGCCTTGTCGCCCTGCATCCACAATATGGTGTTCAGTGTATCTGCGGATGCTGGCCATGGCAAGTGGCAAGCCAGACAAACACCGTGCCTATTTTTCCGTTGGCTGCAGGACCGGGCCGATCCGCTGCGGCGGTGGTCGCCCTTGATGCAGGACTACGGGGAGTCGATGGCGGCGGCAGCGATAGCCCTCGATGCAGGAGGACCGGGTGTCGAGGGCGGCGGTAGTGGTCGCGCTTCAGGCAGGACGACGGGATGTTGAGGatgtcgatggcggcggcggcggtcgcgCTCCAGGCAGGATGACGGGTGTGAGTTGTGAGATAGGGGTCGCGTGCTAGGCTAATTGTTGGGCCGATGTCAAAACTGCTACTTTTAATTTTTTTCTCTATTATCTACGTCTTGCTGGGCTGTTGGGCCGTTTAATCCTGACCGTTGCCTAAATCATACCTCTCCCCTCATCAGGTGTGGTAAAAGGTACTGTAAAAGAAGTCATACAACTAAGCAGCGGGCACACAATTAGATCCAGGTGAGGGGAATTGGTTGTTGAGAGTTGAGACTTGAGAGAGATGAGGCAAAGCAAGGACAGCACCAGCAGCTCGAGGCTTGTCTGCGACAACGACCATGACCGGTCGGCGGCGGTGTTGAGGGAGATGGCTAGAGAGCAGTCTCTGGTGACGCAGCTGCGCGCCCTTGTGCTGCCGGCGCTCCAACTTGCCGGCGGCGAACAGGCCGAGGTGGTCGCCCATATGTTTGAGAGCATACTGGACTGCTCAGCCAAGGCTATAGCCGAGCTGAAGCTTCTTCGGCTCGATCGTTCTAAATGCGACGATGTGCCACCGCTGACGGGGGTGGACGACAAGAGGAGAGTCAGGAAGATCCTCTCTGGCGGCGGCAACGGCGACAGTGCCAAGCCCAATCGCCAGCAACACAAGAGAAGGTGAGTTGTGTAGAGCACAACATAATTTGTCGAGAAATACTAATTGATGGATCCATTACAATCATTGCATGCTTAATTGATGATTTTATTGGTTTAATCAAGCAGGAGATTAGCTAATGACTCTGTGACGCTTGAAACGCCTGTTCCTCACTACGACGGCCACCAGTGGAGGAAGTATGGGCAGAAGCTCATCAACAACGCAAACCACCCAAGGTACATAGTACAATATATACTACGCACGTCAATCAATCGAACTGCAAAAAGTTGACCTTAATTTGTACGGCCAATAATATGGATTTGAATGAAGCAGGAGTTACTACAAATGCACCTACAAGCAAGAACAGGACTGCGGAGCAACAAAGACAGTGCAGCAGTACCAACAGGACGGCGGCACCGATGACCCTGCCATGTACACCGTCGTCTACTTCGGGCAACACACCTGCAAGCCGGCCGGTAACGACACCGATGCCGCAGTCGTCAAGACAGAGAGCACAGGCCGTAGCAGTGGCGGCGGCGCTGGCAAGCTGTCACCGAGCGACAGCCAGTGCAGCAACATTTCGGTGACCTGCACTTCGGTTGTAGTTGACCACCACCAACGGACGGCATCCATCGCGAGCAACTGCGAGCTGCTGGACATGGCTGCAGACCTGGAAAATACAGAGGTCAACACATACGATCAGATATATGACGAGGCTGGATTTTCACCCTTCGATTTGGACACCGATTGGGCCATAGATGCGCATGGGCATGACCTCCTAAAGTATGGTTGGTAAGAGCAAAACTCGAAGGTGTGCTCCGGTATCCCCCCGTACCCCATTAACCACCAAAGTTGAAAGGATAAATTTCCGCTTGGTTTCCCTGTGTTTTAGTAAAACCGTAGGTAATTATTACGGACTTATCCAGTCCACGCTGAAAATCCTGCATGCTCTCTATATTATCCAGCTCCGCCCGGTATTAAAAACAGCATTTCGAACGGGCCCTAAGTTAACCCACCAAGAGGTATTGAGAGATCCTGACCGTCTACCAGGACCAAAATTCAGAGAGGGAGGGAACACCAAAGTTGAAGCCAAACTCGAATCATGTGAGGGGTGATATTTATGCTTCGCTATGAGAGGACCAAAGTTATGGAATCATCTTAAATTATCTATGGGCAATGCTTGATTGCGATATTATGGATCCATTTTTTATGGACATTATTACATTAAAACTGCGTAATTGGTTATCTGGTGCATAACCATATATATTTAATTATAAATTTCATGAACCGAGACTCAGTCAGAAGTTTGAACTAGAGAATTGAATGCAACATTTCCCTTCACAGCCAGGCTCTAAAAGGCTTTACACGTCGCATCAATATAGGCCGCTCATATTTTTATTGGTTCTgggttggttcttttgctttgaaaAGGAGATTCGCTCCAGCCTCTGCATCGATTGATTCATgccattattattattattattatattcAGTAAAAATCTGACAAAGATCCTATATTAAAAAACATGAATCCACAACGCAACACCTACAAACTCTTGAACTAGAGATCTCTATCTTACCTCTGATATCGTACGGGTCGTGACAGTTTTAAACGCCGAGACATACGCCTAGAAGGCGCGATCGCGTTGAGGCGGAAAATAAAAGCCGCCAGGAGTAACTACATCGAGAAAAGTGCATACATGGTTTTAGAAGGATCTAGAACATCGGGAAAAGTTTCGGAAGGGACATGGGCCATGGCCTCATGTGCCCTCCTTGACCATTTCAAAAATGGAGGGAATAGTCCACGTGGACTACAACTCCCCCCCTAATAAGTTGGTTCGGGAGGGAGGACTCCACGTGGACGCCTGGAGATCTTACGGTCTTCCATACAAATAAGTCTTCATAGAATATGAGAAGAAAGTCATCTATAAAGCATATTATGATCACTAGTCATCAACCTGTGCTTCGCACAGGCTTGATCATATCTCTATTTTTTTTATTGTTATGCATAGTATGTACCATATAATTATGCTTCATGATAGAGAACCTTAAGTTACATATTTGCGTGCCAAGGTAGCTTGAGTGCAGATCATAGTAATTTGAAGTaggcataatatctatcttttttATACTTCTATTGTAATACACATTCTTTGCTGCATATTGAGGTAATTTAAATTGGTGAAACTGGAATACCAAACACAGCAAATTTCTTTCTTGACACATATTGAATACAAATTTATGTTAATATTTTTTGGCATTTCATTGGTTACACATTAAAATGTGAAAAATTATACAAATTTATCAACATGGCCGTATCCCTAAAACGGCTGATATTATACATGGCGCTTT encodes:
- the LOC127300061 gene encoding uncharacterized protein; translated protein: MRQSKDSTSSSRLVCDNDHDRSAAVLREMAREQSLVTQLRALVLPALQLAGGEQAEVVAHMFESILDCSAKAIAELKLLRLDRSKCDDVPPLTGVDDKRRVRKILSGGGNGDSAKPNRQQHKRRRLANDSVTLETPVPHYDGHQWRKYGQKLINNANHPRSYYKCTYKQEQDCGATKTVQQYQQDGGTDDPAMYTVVYFGQHTCKPAGNDTDAAVVKTESTGRSSGGGAGKLSPSDSQCSNISVTCTSVVVDHHQRTASIASNCELLDMAADLENTEVNTYDQIYDEAGFSPFDLDTDWAIDAHGHDLLKYGW